From one Malus sylvestris chromosome 1, drMalSylv7.2, whole genome shotgun sequence genomic stretch:
- the LOC126628019 gene encoding wall-associated receptor kinase-like 20 has product MVHCFLTPVVLLLCPLNTSLLLSLLFGKDHNTIDHKTEKEERERSQEKALMVVVPALSVFILLNLATAAAADSPACNPTCGSLQLKYPFGTGPGCGSPIFQSYITCTFTNNQQLLLLTTHTGLYPITSISYSTQTITLTPPSMFNCTSMQPSLSNFGLDWASPFQLGPSTLILLSCQPPTSSLTLKPSGMPVCDPCYSQLCASIYTCPSVVGLGLPLFPPTNTCCVYSPGNLDAKGELDLHGLRCTFTSVVSLGDYPTDPVQWEYGVALKYSHGGLDSGIVDTKCKSCEMSDGVCGYRVDDHDQFLCVCKNGYNTSSDCLNNYTPDSKPLWGSGASDDFPVANWKIWSALMAGLMIMA; this is encoded by the exons ATGGTCCACTGCTTTCTTACACCTGTAGTCCTCCTCCTATGCCCATTAAACACAAGCCTACTGCTCTCGCTCCTCTTTGGAAAAGATCATAACACCATCGATCACAAGacagagaaagaggagagagagagaagccaaGAGAAAGCTCTAATGGTTGTAGTACCAGCTCTTTCAGTATTCATCCTCCTCAACCTTGCCACAGCCGCCGCCGCAGACTCTCCTGCATGCAACCCTACATGTGGCTCCCTGCAACTCAAATACCCTTTTGGCACAGGCCCTGGTTGTGGCTCCCCAATTTTCCAATCCTACATAACCTGTACATTTACCAATAATCAGCAGCTCCTCCTCCTCACCACCCACACTGGCTTATACCCTATCACTTCAATTTCCTACTCCACCCAAACCATAACCCTAACCCCACCCTCCATGTTCAACTGCACCTCCATGCAACCCTCCCTCTCCAACTTCGGCCTTGACTGGGCCTCCCCATTTCAGCTCGGCCCATCAACCTTAATCCTCCTGTCATGCCAGCCCCCCACCTCTTCCCTCACCCTCAAACCCTCCGGCATGCCCGTCTGTGATCCCTGCTACTCTCAACTCTGTGCTTCTATCTACACATGTCCATCCGTGGTTGGTCTTGGCCTCCCCTTGTTCCCTCCCACAAACACGTGCTGCGTGTATTCACCTGGGAATCTTGATGCTAAGGGTGAGTTGGACCTCCACGGGTTAAGATGCACATTTACATCCGTTGTGTCGCTCGGAGACTACCCGACGGACCCCGTGCAGTGGGAGTATGGGGTGGCGTTGAAGTACAGTCACGGTGGTTTGGACAGTGGCATTGTCGATACAAAGTGCAAGAGCTGTGAGATGAGCGATGGGGTTTGTGGGTACAGGGTTGATGATCATGATCAGTTCCTTTGTGTGTGTAAGAATGGCTACAACACCTCCTCCGATTGCCTTAATAATTACACTCCAGACTCGAAGCCCCTTTGGGGCTCCGGCGCATCTGATGATTTTCCAGTTGCTAATT GGAAAATATGGTCTGCGCTCATGGCTGGCCTGATGATAAtggcttga